A single Dictyoglomus sp. NZ13-RE01 DNA region contains:
- a CDS encoding peptide ABC transporter substrate-binding protein translates to MHQPLAFYYWATGKYEPVLATSWRLEPANNPEWFIVNLRKGVKWSNGQEFTSKDVVATYYIGYLMNWPIWRYIDKVEASGKYTIKFHMNNPSSVVPRYILRTYPIRDYSTYGTYADKVMALLAQGKTRDSDEMKKLRAEFEQFRPNGIVSSGPFVLNVNNLTEAEIVLERNPYYWNQEAISFDKVRLVNGETPTVTPMVLAKNVDYATHGFPPATEKQFIESGIRIIRPPIYSGPAIFVNHNIYPLNRVEVRQAMAYAINRDENGFVSLGKSGVGVKLMAGFSDNLVPLWISAGDQKKLNKYEYNPKKAEEILLSIGFKRDKDGVWIDDKGKRMEYELIVPAEYADWSAAAENAASQLTKFGIKVTVRGVTYAQVPQEAEQGRFQLLIQAWGAAHPHPHFSFYQDLVRFNYPLGVGPGMNFQMKQKTKVVGEVDLDKLITDSAVGFDTKLQKNYVTKLALAFNELLPIIPLWERYGNNPALEGVRVTGWPPEGDPIYKNSPYSDNFVIIMLTKGILKPAK, encoded by the coding sequence ATGCATCAACCACTAGCATTTTACTATTGGGCAACAGGGAAATATGAGCCAGTTCTTGCTACAAGTTGGCGTCTCGAACCTGCTAATAATCCTGAGTGGTTCATAGTTAATTTAAGAAAGGGTGTAAAATGGAGTAATGGACAAGAATTTACCTCCAAAGATGTAGTAGCCACTTACTATATTGGATACTTAATGAATTGGCCAATATGGAGATATATTGATAAAGTAGAGGCCTCAGGTAAATACACTATAAAATTCCATATGAACAATCCATCCTCTGTAGTTCCAAGATATATATTAAGAACATATCCTATTAGAGATTATTCCACATATGGAACATATGCAGATAAAGTTATGGCTCTTCTTGCACAAGGGAAGACAAGAGATTCTGATGAAATGAAGAAATTGAGAGCAGAATTTGAGCAGTTTAGACCAAATGGTATAGTATCATCTGGTCCCTTTGTACTAAATGTAAATAATTTGACAGAAGCAGAAATAGTACTTGAGAGAAATCCATACTATTGGAATCAAGAGGCGATTAGCTTCGATAAAGTAAGATTAGTTAATGGTGAAACCCCAACAGTAACTCCTATGGTCTTAGCAAAGAATGTAGACTACGCTACTCATGGATTTCCACCAGCTACAGAAAAACAATTTATAGAGAGCGGAATTAGAATTATAAGACCACCTATATACTCTGGACCAGCTATCTTTGTAAACCACAACATCTATCCATTAAATAGAGTAGAAGTACGTCAAGCAATGGCTTATGCAATAAATAGGGATGAGAATGGATTTGTATCTCTTGGAAAGTCAGGAGTTGGAGTAAAGCTTATGGCAGGCTTTAGTGACAACTTAGTACCATTATGGATTTCTGCAGGAGACCAGAAGAAACTCAATAAATATGAATACAATCCTAAGAAGGCAGAAGAAATATTACTTAGTATCGGATTCAAGAGAGATAAAGATGGAGTATGGATTGATGATAAAGGAAAGAGAATGGAATATGAATTGATAGTTCCTGCAGAGTATGCGGACTGGTCTGCAGCAGCAGAAAATGCAGCTTCTCAATTAACAAAGTTTGGAATAAAGGTAACAGTTCGTGGAGTAACCTATGCACAAGTTCCTCAAGAGGCAGAACAAGGAAGATTCCAGTTATTAATACAGGCATGGGGTGCTGCCCATCCACATCCTCACTTCTCCTTCTACCAAGATCTCGTAAGATTTAACTATCCTCTTGGTGTAGGACCTGGAATGAACTTCCAAATGAAACAAAAGACAAAGGTGGTAGGAGAAGTAGATTTAGATAAGTTAATCACTGATTCTGCAGTAGGATTTGATACAAAGCTTCAAAAGAACTATGTAACCAAGCTTGCATTAGCCTTTAACGAACTATTACCAATAATTCCTCTCTGGGAACGTTACGGAAATAACCCTGCCTTAGAAGGAGTAAGAGTAACTGGATGGCCACCTGAAGGTGATCCTATTTATAAGAACAGCCCATATTCCGACAACTTTGTAATAATCATGCTCACAAAAGGAATACTAAAACCAGCAAAATAA
- a CDS encoding oxidase yields MIKNQWYVVLSSRELRDKPIGLTRFGEKIVLWRDKDKINCLVDKCVHRGAKLSYGKIVDGHLQCPFHGFEYDGTGRVKVIPANGRNTPVPNNFKVKSFKAVERNGFIYVFYGDPEKAIKEPPFFDFIDDSFVYDEFVDHWKTHYSRCIENQLDPIHLPFVHHNTIGRGNRTVADGPVVEWFDSDKMRFYVFNRVDDGTPPKSPEEMKGRKSKVYLEFIFPNIWQNHISDNFFIVAAFVPVDDENSLVYIRTYVRLTKIKFLDKFIAKIASPFNKIVLHQDRRVVETQEPKITSLRMGENLVQGDLPIIEYRKRRNQLKEESSE; encoded by the coding sequence ATGATCAAGAATCAGTGGTATGTAGTGTTGTCTTCAAGAGAGCTTAGAGATAAGCCAATAGGGCTAACCCGTTTTGGAGAAAAGATTGTTTTGTGGAGAGATAAGGATAAAATCAATTGTTTGGTTGACAAGTGTGTTCATAGGGGAGCAAAGCTATCCTATGGAAAAATTGTAGATGGTCATCTTCAGTGTCCATTTCATGGTTTTGAATATGATGGAACAGGAAGAGTAAAAGTAATTCCTGCAAATGGAAGAAATACTCCTGTACCAAATAATTTCAAGGTAAAGAGTTTTAAAGCTGTTGAAAGAAATGGTTTTATATATGTTTTTTATGGGGATCCTGAAAAAGCAATTAAAGAACCACCCTTTTTTGATTTTATAGACGATAGTTTTGTTTATGATGAATTTGTTGATCATTGGAAAACGCACTATTCAAGATGCATTGAGAATCAGTTAGATCCTATTCATTTACCTTTTGTACATCATAACACTATAGGAAGGGGCAATAGAACTGTTGCAGATGGTCCTGTTGTTGAATGGTTTGATTCAGATAAAATGAGATTTTATGTTTTTAATAGGGTAGACGATGGAACTCCCCCAAAATCTCCAGAGGAAATGAAAGGAAGAAAAAGCAAGGTCTATCTTGAATTTATTTTCCCAAACATTTGGCAAAACCATATTAGTGACAACTTTTTTATTGTTGCCGCTTTTGTCCCTGTAGATGATGAAAACTCCCTTGTCTATATAAGAACATATGTAAGGTTGACCAAAATTAAGTTTTTAGATAAGTTTATTGCCAAAATCGCATCTCCTTTTAACAAAATTGTGCTCCATCAGGATAGAAGAGTAGTCGAAACACAAGAACCTAAGATAACTTCATTAAGAATGGGAGAAAACTTAGTGCAGGGCGATTTACCAATAATTGAATACAGAAAAAGGAGAAATCAGCTTAAAGAAGAAAGTAGCGAGTAG
- a CDS encoding alanine--tRNA ligase — protein sequence MQSKEIREKFINYFVRNGHLHLPSASLVPADDPTLLFTTAGMVPFKPYFLGQGTPPARRITTVQKCFRTTDIERVGLTPRHLTFLEMLGNFSLGDYFKKEAIAFAFEFLTKELGLPKDLLWISVYEEDDEAFEIWNKTMGIPKERIVRLGKEDNFWGPPGPTGPCGPCSEIYYDFGPKNKEEENCKPGDPCDRFMEIWNLVFMTYYMDEEGKMSPLPQKNIDTGMGLERITTVVEKVGNVFETDLFVPIIEKTREILNELDPATERIIADHIRGITFLMCDGVVPTNEGRGYVLRRLIRRAERRGFEKGVEEPFLYKLVPVVVDVMGDFYKELHTKKDYVMQVLKREEEQFLKTLEQGLYLLDSLAKKGIKKLDGDFVFKLYDTYGFPLELTIEIANERGWEVDVDGFNKAMEEQRKRARISMEEKLESEWIKLSDEELRTLKEMPSTIFVGYDTLETEANILFFLDGKHGKEIVEGEDISFILDKTPFYAESGGQVSDKGKVYNDEFEIIVEDVQKLGEKFVHKGKVVRGRVKEQVKVKAEVDKELRFATQRHHTATHLLHSALRRVLGEHVSQAGSLVSPDFLRFDFTHYKPLTDEELREVERLVNESILENHLVEKFVTTIDKARDMGAIALFTEKYQRDVRVIKIDSVSMELCGGTHVNRTGDIGLFLITKEEGIGSGIRRIFAVCGMKAWEYVNNLSRDIAEIMKITNANDIKDLSQKWLKLQSQIKEKENIINELESKLLEKELENILKNAINENGINIFISKVETKSQEGLRKLGDLIKSRKPDSLILLGLEQEDKILMTIMVSPSLTKKGILAKDIASYINAKLEGKGGGKDTLAQVTLKINSWEIIENTVREWVRKING from the coding sequence ATGCAAAGCAAAGAAATAAGAGAAAAATTCATTAATTATTTTGTAAGAAATGGGCATTTACATCTACCAAGTGCTTCCTTAGTTCCTGCAGACGACCCTACACTCCTTTTCACTACTGCAGGAATGGTCCCTTTTAAACCTTATTTTCTTGGTCAAGGGACTCCACCTGCAAGAAGAATTACTACTGTTCAGAAATGCTTTAGAACTACAGACATAGAGAGGGTAGGTTTAACTCCAAGGCACTTAACTTTCCTTGAGATGCTTGGGAATTTCTCTCTTGGAGATTATTTCAAAAAGGAAGCTATTGCTTTTGCTTTTGAGTTTTTGACAAAGGAGCTTGGACTTCCTAAGGATCTTCTTTGGATCTCTGTTTATGAAGAGGATGATGAGGCTTTTGAAATATGGAACAAAACTATGGGTATTCCTAAGGAAAGAATTGTTAGGTTAGGGAAAGAAGATAACTTCTGGGGACCTCCAGGTCCAACAGGACCTTGCGGTCCATGTTCTGAGATCTATTATGATTTTGGTCCTAAAAATAAAGAGGAGGAGAATTGTAAGCCAGGAGATCCATGTGACCGATTTATGGAAATTTGGAATCTTGTTTTTATGACATATTACATGGATGAAGAAGGAAAAATGTCTCCTCTTCCTCAAAAAAACATCGATACAGGAATGGGCTTAGAAAGAATTACAACAGTAGTTGAAAAGGTAGGTAATGTTTTTGAAACTGATTTATTTGTCCCTATTATTGAAAAAACAAGAGAAATATTAAATGAGTTAGATCCAGCTACTGAAAGGATAATTGCGGATCATATTAGAGGGATTACCTTTTTAATGTGTGATGGAGTAGTACCTACTAATGAGGGAAGAGGATATGTTTTAAGAAGATTGATAAGAAGGGCAGAAAGAAGAGGCTTTGAAAAAGGAGTTGAGGAGCCCTTCTTGTATAAGCTGGTCCCTGTTGTAGTGGACGTTATGGGAGATTTTTATAAGGAACTTCACACAAAGAAAGATTATGTGATGCAGGTTCTGAAAAGAGAGGAAGAACAATTTTTAAAAACTTTGGAGCAGGGACTATATCTATTAGATTCTTTAGCTAAAAAGGGGATAAAAAAGCTTGATGGGGATTTTGTGTTTAAATTATATGATACTTACGGTTTTCCTCTTGAATTGACCATAGAGATAGCAAACGAGAGAGGCTGGGAAGTAGATGTTGATGGCTTCAACAAGGCTATGGAAGAGCAAAGAAAGAGAGCAAGAATATCAATGGAGGAAAAATTAGAGAGTGAATGGATTAAATTAAGCGATGAAGAGTTACGTACTCTAAAAGAAATGCCCTCCACCATATTTGTGGGATATGATACCTTAGAGACGGAAGCTAACATCTTATTCTTTTTAGATGGGAAACATGGAAAGGAAATAGTTGAAGGAGAAGACATCTCTTTTATTTTGGATAAAACACCCTTCTATGCAGAGAGTGGTGGACAAGTATCTGATAAAGGGAAGGTATATAACGATGAGTTTGAGATAATTGTAGAGGATGTTCAAAAACTTGGTGAAAAATTTGTTCATAAAGGGAAGGTTGTCAGGGGTAGAGTAAAAGAGCAGGTTAAAGTAAAGGCGGAGGTTGATAAAGAACTTAGATTTGCAACTCAGAGGCATCATACCGCTACACATTTATTACATTCCGCCTTGAGAAGAGTTTTAGGAGAGCATGTATCCCAAGCTGGTTCCTTAGTATCTCCAGATTTTCTTAGATTTGATTTTACCCATTACAAACCACTTACCGATGAAGAATTAAGGGAAGTGGAAAGATTAGTAAATGAAAGTATTTTGGAGAATCACTTGGTAGAGAAGTTTGTTACAACAATTGATAAGGCAAGGGATATGGGTGCCATTGCCCTATTTACTGAGAAATACCAAAGGGATGTGAGGGTTATAAAGATAGATTCAGTTAGTATGGAGCTTTGTGGCGGTACCCATGTAAATAGAACGGGAGATATAGGATTGTTTTTGATTACAAAGGAAGAAGGAATAGGAAGTGGAATAAGGAGAATTTTTGCAGTATGTGGTATGAAAGCATGGGAGTATGTAAATAATTTAAGTAGGGATATAGCTGAAATTATGAAGATTACTAATGCAAATGATATAAAAGATTTATCACAAAAATGGTTGAAACTACAGAGCCAAATAAAAGAGAAGGAGAATATTATAAATGAATTGGAGAGCAAATTATTAGAGAAAGAGCTGGAGAATATACTGAAGAATGCTATCAATGAAAATGGCATAAACATATTTATAAGTAAGGTGGAAACAAAATCCCAAGAGGGATTAAGAAAGCTTGGAGACCTTATAAAAAGCAGAAAGCCGGACAGTTTAATTCTATTAGGTTTGGAACAGGAAGATAAAATATTGATGACCATTATGGTATCTCCATCCCTAACCAAAAAGGGTATCTTAGCTAAGGACATTGCCTCTTATATCAATGCAAAATTAGAAGGAAAAGGTGGAGGGAAAGATACTCTGGCACAGGTAACATTGAAGATAAATAGCTGGGAAATTATTGAAAATACAGTAAGGGAATGGGTAAGGAAAATTAATGGGTAG
- a CDS encoding Holliday junction resolvase RuvX: MGRWLAIDWGEKYIGLAISDPLGVIPQGLGVLEINGEKDFLNKIENIINEYEIKGIVLGLPISLKGEENEKTIKIKKLGEKLNKLFSIPVYYVDERFTTMEAEKLLIEGNVRREKRKIVRNKQSAILILDKFLSVYKQKIEEVLG, from the coding sequence ATGGGTAGATGGCTTGCTATTGATTGGGGAGAAAAATATATTGGTCTTGCAATATCTGATCCTTTAGGGGTGATTCCTCAAGGCTTAGGGGTACTCGAGATTAATGGTGAAAAGGATTTTTTGAATAAAATAGAGAATATTATTAATGAATATGAGATTAAAGGAATCGTACTTGGACTTCCCATCTCATTAAAAGGGGAAGAAAACGAGAAAACTATAAAGATTAAAAAACTCGGTGAAAAACTGAATAAATTATTCTCTATACCTGTGTATTATGTGGATGAGAGATTTACTACAATGGAAGCGGAAAAGCTTTTAATTGAGGGGAATGTAAGAAGAGAAAAGAGGAAAATTGTAAGGAATAAACAATCCGCTATTCTCATACTTGATAAGTTTTTGTCGGTTTATAAACAAAAAATAGAGGAGGTCCTGGGTTAA
- the phoU gene encoding phosphate transport system regulatory protein PhoU: protein MGKIVESMLCDSLEALTKKDRKLAEEVIERDDLVDKLNWDIEDRCLKLLALQQPMAQDLRVIAATMKIISDIERMGDYCVDIAKFTLDLIGYPTLIINPNLIKMFELVKKIINDSLLAFVNRDVDFIIEVVDEDKEIDSTYWKIFDEIVEEIESAPETAPQAIKLLMIARYLERIADHVTNVAERIYYMETGELKELHN, encoded by the coding sequence ATGGGTAAGATTGTAGAGAGCATGTTATGTGACAGTTTAGAAGCTTTAACGAAAAAGGATAGAAAATTAGCAGAAGAAGTTATTGAAAGGGATGATTTAGTGGATAAACTTAATTGGGATATTGAAGATAGATGCCTAAAATTACTTGCTTTACAGCAACCCATGGCACAAGACTTAAGAGTAATTGCAGCTACCATGAAGATAATAAGTGATATAGAAAGAATGGGAGATTATTGTGTAGATATTGCCAAATTTACATTAGATCTCATAGGATATCCCACTTTAATTATCAATCCAAATCTTATAAAAATGTTTGAGCTTGTGAAGAAAATAATAAATGATTCTTTATTAGCATTCGTTAATAGAGATGTTGACTTTATAATAGAGGTTGTAGATGAAGATAAAGAGATTGATAGTACCTATTGGAAGATCTTTGATGAAATTGTTGAAGAAATAGAAAGTGCCCCTGAAACTGCACCCCAAGCTATTAAGCTATTAATGATTGCAAGATATTTGGAAAGAATTGCAGACCATGTTACAAATGTAGCAGAGAGAATATATTACATGGAAACAGGAGAATTGAAAGAGTTACATAATTAA
- the pstB gene encoding phosphate ABC transporter ATP-binding protein, translating to MEKLRTENLNAWFGSLQVLKNINISIKANLVTAIIGPSGCGKTTLLRCFNRLHELTPGTRIEGKIYIDNLNIYDPDIDPVIIRRRIGMVFQRPNLFTNMNIYENVISGYILNNKKVPKGKLDEIVERSLRLAGIWDEIKDRLRSYPSELSGGQQQRVCIARALAVEPEVLLMDEPTSALDPISTYKIEDTIRELKKHVTIVIVTHNMQQAGRVSDETIFMYMGEVIEMGKTPDIFTRPKKKLTEDYITGRFG from the coding sequence TTGGAAAAATTAAGAACTGAAAATTTAAATGCCTGGTTTGGTTCCTTACAAGTATTAAAAAATATCAATATATCAATAAAAGCTAATCTTGTAACTGCTATTATTGGTCCTTCTGGATGTGGAAAAACCACCTTACTTAGATGCTTTAATAGATTACATGAGCTAACTCCAGGTACAAGGATAGAAGGTAAAATTTATATTGATAATCTAAATATTTACGATCCTGACATTGACCCAGTGATTATTAGAAGAAGAATTGGAATGGTATTTCAAAGACCAAACCTTTTTACTAACATGAATATCTATGAGAATGTTATATCAGGATATATTCTTAATAATAAAAAGGTACCTAAAGGGAAATTAGATGAAATAGTAGAGAGAAGTCTTAGATTAGCTGGAATATGGGATGAAATAAAGGATAGACTAAGGTCTTATCCGTCAGAACTTTCAGGGGGGCAACAACAAAGGGTTTGTATTGCAAGAGCTCTTGCGGTAGAGCCAGAAGTTTTGCTCATGGATGAACCAACCTCCGCTTTAGATCCTATTTCCACTTACAAAATTGAGGACACAATAAGAGAACTTAAAAAACATGTAACTATAGTAATTGTTACCCATAACATGCAGCAGGCAGGAAGAGTATCTGATGAAACCATATTCATGTATATGGGAGAAGTTATAGAGATGGGCAAAACTCCTGATATATTCACAAGACCTAAAAAGAAACTAACAGAAGATTATATAACAGGTAGATTTGGATAG